The following are from one region of the Primulina eburnea isolate SZY01 chromosome 17, ASM2296580v1, whole genome shotgun sequence genome:
- the LOC140818248 gene encoding pentatricopeptide repeat-containing protein At5g66520-like — MALACVLPPPTSISSTYSAVSVPLKSLHSCSTMEELKQCQAQLIKLGRSSDNDAMGRVIKFCALLKSGDLKHALKVFAMLPFPDVYVYNITLRGFLGANLCRNGILFYSRMLERFVVPNEFTFPPVIRACSIDNAVEEGKQVHGQVIKLGFGQDSFCQNNLIHMYVKFNSLDEARRVFDKLDVKDDVSWTTLISGYSELGCVDEVLHVLELMSVKRSAVWNALIAAYVQNNRFHKAFSAFDWMLKENVVMDNFVAASLLSACTGVGALERGDRIYEYIRSSGIQVDPKLATTIIDMYCKCGHLEKALEVFKGLPSKGISSWNCMIGGLGMHGQGKAAVELLKEMEQSAVQPDYVTFVNLLSACAHSGLVKEGKHYFRYMTEMYGISPRMEHYGCFVDLLGRAGLLEEARKVIHDMPMKADASVLGALLGACNIYGNVDMGDEIGREVIDLEPDNSGRYVLLANLYTKIGRYENVANIRKLMNDRGVKKEAGISTIEFQGIVSEFIAGGITHPQAEEIYCKMEEIFVRIRDVGYVPDTDEILFDISDEERDNLSHCHSEKLAIAFGLLKTKPGELIRVTKNLRVCKDCHEVSKLISKVYDREIIVRDRNRFHHFKGGLCSCKEYW, encoded by the coding sequence ATGGCTTTAGCATGTGTTCTTCCACCACCCACATCTATATCTTCCACATACTCAGCCGTGTCTGTGCCGTTGAAGAGTCTACATTCGTGTTCAACCATGGAGGAGCTCAAACAATGTCAAGCCCAGTTAATCAAACTGGGTCGTTCTTCCGACAATGATGCCATGGGCCGTGTCATCAAATTCTGTGCTTTATTAAAATCAGGGGACTTGAAACATGCACTCAAGGTGTTCGCTATGTTGCCATTCCCAGATGTTTATGTTTATAACATTACGCTGAGGGGTTTTTTGGGAGCAAATTTGTGCAGAAATGGTATTCTTTTCTACTCTCGTATGTTGGAAAGGTTCGTCGTGCCGAATGAATTTACGTTCCCTCCCGTTATACGTGCGTGTAGCATAGACAATGCGGTTGAAGAAGGGAAGCAGGTGCATGGCCAGGTGATCAAACTTGGGTTTGGCCAGGATTCATTTTGTCAGAACAATTTAATTCACATGTATGTGAAATttaattctttggatgaagctAGAAGAGTGTTTGACAAGTTGGATGTGAAAGATGATGTTTCTTGGACTACCTTGATAAGTGGTTATTCCGAGCTGGGCTGCGTTGATGAAGTGCTTCATGTTCTTGAGTTGATGTCTGTCAAAAGATCCGCTGTGTGGAATGCCTTGATCGCAGCTTATGTGCAGAATAATCGGTTCCATAAAGCGTTTTCCGCGTTCGATTGGATGCTAAAAGAAAATGTGGTGATGGACAATTTTGTGGCTGCTAGTTTGCTGTCTGCTTGTACAGGAGTGGGTGCACTGGAACGAGGTGATCGGATATACGAATACATTAGAAGTAGTGGGATTCAAGTGGATCCCAAGTTGGCGACAACAATTATTGATATGTACTGCAAATGTGGACACCTGGAGAAGGCACTCGAGGTGTTTAAGGGATTACCAAGTAAAGGGatctcatcttggaattgtatGATTGGGGGATTAGGTATGCATGGTCAAGGAAAGGCTGCCGTTGAGCTTTTGAAAGAAATGGAGCAGAGTGCAGTGCAACCTGATTATGTTACATTCGTGAATCTGCTCAGTGCTTGTGCACATTCAGGACTAGTAAAAGAAGGGAAGCATTATTTTCGTTACATGACTGAAATGTATGGCATTTCTCCAAGAATGGAGCATTATGGATGTTTTGTGGATTTGTTGGGTAGAGCTGGATTACTCGAGGAAGCGAGGAAAGTTATTCATGATATGCCTATGAAAGCTGATGCGAGTGTTTTAGGTGCTCTTCTTGGAGCTTGTAACATCTATGGGAATGTGGATATGGGAGATGAGATCGGGAGGGAAGTGATCGACCTAGAGCCAGACAACAGTGGGCGCTATGTTTTGTTGGCTAATCTATATACCAAAATTGGTAGATATGAAAATGTTGCTAACATCAGGAAGTTGATGAATGACAGAGGAGTTAAAAAGGAAGCTGGAATTTCGACGATTGAATTTCAAGGTATAGTTAGCGAGTTCATTGCTGGAGGAATTACTCATCCACAAGCTGAagaaatatattgtaaaatggAAGAAATTTTTGTACGTATTAGAGATGTAGGCTATGTGCCAGACACTGATGAAATTTTGTTTGATATCTCTGATGAGGAAAGAGACAATCTATCTCACTGCCATAGTGAGAAACTGGCTATTGCTTTTGGATTGTTGAAAACTAAACCTGGGGAACTTATCCGTGTTACCAAGAACTTGCGTGTCTGTAAAGATTGCCATGAGGTGAGTAAGTTGATATCAAAGGTTTATGATCGTGAAATAATTGTGAGGGATCGGAATCGGTTTCACCATTTCAAAGGAGGATTATGTTCGTGTAAAGAATACTGGTGA